The Nitrospinota bacterium nucleotide sequence CATCAGCGCATCCCTTGCGCTTTGGCAGGCAATAGGCGCCAGGGCCGCGGTGCGTTTGGAGTTTAACTAGTCAATCACGCAACACCGCGGCCATCGGGCCGCGGCGATTCGCGGTTCCGATGTCCGCACATAATCCGAGGAGATGTATCATGGCGGGCGAAAGCGATCAATCAACAGGGCCGGGAAACTCATTGCTGGGAGCGCTTGCCGTCCTTATCGCGGCGGTGAGCTTTTCGGGCAAAGCGGTGCTTGTCAAACTGGCATACCGCCACGGCGTGGACGCCACGACGCTGCTTGCCCTGCGGATGCTGATGGCCCTCCCCTTCTTCGCCGCGCTTGCGGTGTGGGGGGAATGGAAGAGCGAACGGAAGACGACGCCGCGCGAACTGGGCATGATAGCGGGTATCGGCTTGCTCGGTTTTTATCTGGCGGCGCTCACCGATTTTGTCGGACTGCAATACATATCGGCGGGCCTGGAACGGCTGATCCTTTTCCTTTACCCGACGATGGTGGTGCTGATTTCCGCCTCATTTTTGAAACGCCCCATCACCGGAACCGACGTGATATCGCTGCTGCTTAGCTCCGCCGGGGTTGGCTTGGCGGTGTTTCACGACATCTCGTTTGTCGGCGGACAGGTGTGGCTGGGGGTGGCACTTATTTTAACCAGTGCGCTCGCCTACGCGTTTTACCTTGTGGTGGGCGGCGAGCTGATAAAAAAGGCGGGGTCGGCCCGCTTCACCGCATACGCCATGCTCTCTTCCGCGGCGGCGATTACGGCGCACTTTTTATTAATGCGGCCGTTATCCGCTTTTGTGCAACCGCCGCC carries:
- a CDS encoding DMT family transporter — translated: MAGESDQSTGPGNSLLGALAVLIAAVSFSGKAVLVKLAYRHGVDATTLLALRMLMALPFFAALAVWGEWKSERKTTPRELGMIAGIGLLGFYLAALTDFVGLQYISAGLERLILFLYPTMVVLISASFLKRPITGTDVISLLLSSAGVGLAVFHDISFVGGQVWLGVALILTSALAYAFYLVVGGELIKKAGSARFTAYAMLSSAAAITAHFLLMRPLSAFVQPPPVYQLTAVMAFFSTVIPAFLMSEGMKRIGASRSSIINSIGPVSTIALAWYFLGEQVSMAQAGGTVLVIAGVLLTTLRRGK